A portion of the Epinephelus moara isolate mb chromosome 4, YSFRI_EMoa_1.0, whole genome shotgun sequence genome contains these proteins:
- the LOC126389417 gene encoding moesin-like isoform X3: MTPQRKGYYKHLSEEVFRLQIKKPQMSTSPPASCDWMLLVEQKNINVRVTTMDAELEFAILPSTTGKQLFDQIVKTIGLRETWFFGLQYQDSKGFSTWLKLNKRVTAQDVKRDNPLLIKFRAKFYPEDVADELIQEATQRLFFLQIKESILNDDIYCPPETAVLLASYAVQVKQGDYRKDYHVPGYLTREKLLPQRVLEQHKLNKNQWEERIQVWHQEHKGMLREDAMVEYLKIAQDLEMYGVNYFNIKNKKGSELWLGVDALGLNIYDKKDKMTPKIGFPWSEIRNISFNDKKFVIKPIDKKAPDFVFYVPRLRINKRILALCMGNHDLYMRRRKPDTIEVQQMKAQAREEKNKRQMERALLESEKKKRENAEKETEKIARETMELMERLRQIEEQTKRAQDELEEQTRRALELEKERTIAQEEAERLDKDRRAAVEAKAALLYHSESQMKSQESLATELAELTSKISQLEDAKKKKDEEANRWQKRAMVVEADLERTKEELKSKLMGVHIQNSVHPHMHEHDETDESSAEASAELTSPGMVRDRSEEERVTEAQKNQRLQKNLKFLSTELAGAVDESKKTLNDLIHAENVKAGRDKYKTLRQIRQGNTKQRIDEFESM, from the exons ATGACTCCGCAGAGAAAAGGCTACTACAAGCACCTCTCTGAAGAAGTGTTTCGACTACAGATtaaaaaaccacaaatgtcaact TCCCCACCAGCCTCTTGCGATTGGATGCTCCTGGTTGAACAGAAGAAT ATAAATGTCCGGGTTACAACCATGGACGCTGAGCTGGAGTTTGCCATCCTGCCCAGCACAACTGGCAAACAGCTTTTCGACCAG ATAGTGAAGACCATCGGGCTGAGGGAAACCTGGTTCTTTGGCCTCCAGTATCAGGATAGCAAAGGCTTCTCCACCTGGCTCAAGCTGAACAAGAGG GTGACAGCTCAAGATGTGAAGAGGGACAACCCTTTGCTGATTAAGTTCAGGGCCAAGTTTTACCCTGAGGATGTCGCGGATGAACTGATCCAGGAGGCAACACAGCGCCTCTTCTTTCTGCAG aTCAAAGAATCCATCCTAAATGATGACATATACTGTCCACCTGAGACTGCGGTGCTCTTGGCCTCATATGCGGTTCAGGTCAAACAAGGAGACTACAGGAAAGACTATCACGTACCGGGATACCTCACAAGAGAGAAGCTGCTGCCACAGAG GGTTTTAGAGCAGCACAAGCTGAATAAAAACCAGTGGGAGGAAAGAATCCAGGTGTGGCATCAAGAGCACAAGGGAATGCTGAG AGAGGACGCCATGGTGGAGTACCTCAAGATTGCCCAGGATCTGGAGATGTACGGGGTCAACTactttaatatcaagaacaagAAAGGATCAGAGCTGTGGTTGGGAGTGGACGCGCTGGGGCTGAACATCTATGACAAAAAGGACAA GATGACCCCAAAGATTGGCTTCCCCTGGAGTGAGATCAGAAATATTTCCTTCAATGACAAGAAGTTTGTCATCAAACCAATCGACAAGAAAGCTCCG GACTTTGTTTTCTACGTGCCTCGTCTTCGCATTAACAAACGTATCCTGGCATTGTGTATGGGGAATCATGACCTGTACATGCGTAGACGTAAACCTGACACCATCGAGGTGCAGCAGATGAAGGCCCAGGCCAGGGAGGAGAAGAACAAGAGGCAGATGGAGAG GGCTCTGCTcgagagtgagaaaaaaaagcgaGAAAATGCTGAGAAGGAAACAGAGAAGATTGCTCGTGAGACCATGGAGCTGATGGAGAGATTGAGACAGATTGAAGAGCAGACAAAGAGAGCTCAAGATG AGCTGGAGGAGCAGACTCGCAGGGCTCTTGAGTTAGAGAAGGAGAGGACAATTGCTCAGGAGGAGGCTGAGCGACTGGACAAGGACCGCAGAGCTGCAGTGGAGGCTAAAGCAGCCCTGCTGTATCATTCTGAAAGCCAGATGAAGAGCCAGGAAAGCCTG gccactgagctggcaGAGCTTACCTCTAAGATCTCCCAGCTGGAGGACGCCAAAAAGAAGAAGGATGAGGAGGCGAATAGATGGCAGAAAAGG GCTATGGTGGTAGAAGCTGATTTGGAGCGAACCAAAGAGGAGCTGAAGTCTAAACTCATGGGTGTCCACATCCAAAATTCAGTCCACCCTCATATGCACGAGCACGACGAGACAGATGAAAGCAGTGCAGAGGCGAGCGCTGAGCTCACTTCTCCCGGCATGGTCCGAGATCGCAGCGAGGAGGAGAGGGTAACAGAGGCCCAGAAGAACCAGAGGCTGCAGAAAAACCTCAAG TTCCTGAGCACTGAGCTGGCTGGAGCTGTAGACGAGAGCAAAAAGACCCTAAATGACCTGATCCACGCTGAGAATGTGAAGGCGGGCCGTGACAAATACAAGACCTTACGTCAGATTCGTCAGGGCAACACCAAACAACGCATTGACGAATTTGAGTCCATGTGA
- the LOC126389417 gene encoding moesin-like isoform X1 yields MTPQRKGYYKHLSEEVFRLQIKKPQMSTINVRVTTMDAELEFAILPSTTGKQLFDQIVKTIGLRETWFFGLQYQDSKGFSTWLKLNKRVTAQDVKRDNPLLIKFRAKFYPEDVADELIQEATQRLFFLQIKESILNDDIYCPPETAVLLASYAVQVKQGDYRKDYHVPGYLTREKLLPQRVLEQHKLNKNQWEERIQVWHQEHKGMLREDAMVEYLKIAQDLEMYGVNYFNIKNKKGSELWLGVDALGLNIYDKKDKMTPKIGFPWSEIRNISFNDKKFVIKPIDKKAPDFVFYVPRLRINKRILALCMGNHDLYMRRRKPDTIEVQQMKAQAREEKNKRQMERALLESEKKKRENAEKETEKIARETMELMERLRQIEEQTKRAQDELEEQTRRALELEKERTIAQEEAERLDKDRRAAVEAKAALLYHSESQMKSQESLATELAELTSKISQLEDAKKKKDEEANRWQKRAMVVEADLERTKEELKSKLMGVHIQNSVHPHMHEHDETDESSAEASAELTSPGMVRDRSEEERVTEAQKNQRLQKNLKFLSTELAGAVDESKKTLNDLIHAENVKAGRDKYKTLRQIRQGNTKQRIDEFESM; encoded by the exons ATGACTCCGCAGAGAAAAGGCTACTACAAGCACCTCTCTGAAGAAGTGTTTCGACTACAGATtaaaaaaccacaaatgtcaact ATAAATGTCCGGGTTACAACCATGGACGCTGAGCTGGAGTTTGCCATCCTGCCCAGCACAACTGGCAAACAGCTTTTCGACCAG ATAGTGAAGACCATCGGGCTGAGGGAAACCTGGTTCTTTGGCCTCCAGTATCAGGATAGCAAAGGCTTCTCCACCTGGCTCAAGCTGAACAAGAGG GTGACAGCTCAAGATGTGAAGAGGGACAACCCTTTGCTGATTAAGTTCAGGGCCAAGTTTTACCCTGAGGATGTCGCGGATGAACTGATCCAGGAGGCAACACAGCGCCTCTTCTTTCTGCAG aTCAAAGAATCCATCCTAAATGATGACATATACTGTCCACCTGAGACTGCGGTGCTCTTGGCCTCATATGCGGTTCAGGTCAAACAAGGAGACTACAGGAAAGACTATCACGTACCGGGATACCTCACAAGAGAGAAGCTGCTGCCACAGAG GGTTTTAGAGCAGCACAAGCTGAATAAAAACCAGTGGGAGGAAAGAATCCAGGTGTGGCATCAAGAGCACAAGGGAATGCTGAG AGAGGACGCCATGGTGGAGTACCTCAAGATTGCCCAGGATCTGGAGATGTACGGGGTCAACTactttaatatcaagaacaagAAAGGATCAGAGCTGTGGTTGGGAGTGGACGCGCTGGGGCTGAACATCTATGACAAAAAGGACAA GATGACCCCAAAGATTGGCTTCCCCTGGAGTGAGATCAGAAATATTTCCTTCAATGACAAGAAGTTTGTCATCAAACCAATCGACAAGAAAGCTCCG GACTTTGTTTTCTACGTGCCTCGTCTTCGCATTAACAAACGTATCCTGGCATTGTGTATGGGGAATCATGACCTGTACATGCGTAGACGTAAACCTGACACCATCGAGGTGCAGCAGATGAAGGCCCAGGCCAGGGAGGAGAAGAACAAGAGGCAGATGGAGAG GGCTCTGCTcgagagtgagaaaaaaaagcgaGAAAATGCTGAGAAGGAAACAGAGAAGATTGCTCGTGAGACCATGGAGCTGATGGAGAGATTGAGACAGATTGAAGAGCAGACAAAGAGAGCTCAAGATG AGCTGGAGGAGCAGACTCGCAGGGCTCTTGAGTTAGAGAAGGAGAGGACAATTGCTCAGGAGGAGGCTGAGCGACTGGACAAGGACCGCAGAGCTGCAGTGGAGGCTAAAGCAGCCCTGCTGTATCATTCTGAAAGCCAGATGAAGAGCCAGGAAAGCCTG gccactgagctggcaGAGCTTACCTCTAAGATCTCCCAGCTGGAGGACGCCAAAAAGAAGAAGGATGAGGAGGCGAATAGATGGCAGAAAAGG GCTATGGTGGTAGAAGCTGATTTGGAGCGAACCAAAGAGGAGCTGAAGTCTAAACTCATGGGTGTCCACATCCAAAATTCAGTCCACCCTCATATGCACGAGCACGACGAGACAGATGAAAGCAGTGCAGAGGCGAGCGCTGAGCTCACTTCTCCCGGCATGGTCCGAGATCGCAGCGAGGAGGAGAGGGTAACAGAGGCCCAGAAGAACCAGAGGCTGCAGAAAAACCTCAAG TTCCTGAGCACTGAGCTGGCTGGAGCTGTAGACGAGAGCAAAAAGACCCTAAATGACCTGATCCACGCTGAGAATGTGAAGGCGGGCCGTGACAAATACAAGACCTTACGTCAGATTCGTCAGGGCAACACCAAACAACGCATTGACGAATTTGAGTCCATGTGA
- the LOC126389419 gene encoding uncharacterized protein LOC126389419 yields MAEEEEQALRSYCRRMIHRVRDKQQQLQSSEEDRRRHKRKEARRRQRSGCERQLVPGDEFRHPRECSLPLPGCTTPQRDQTSPNLICQGPGVQPVPPQLISMLRLKTFKEDMRRAAEVELHDPAVCSECVQEQASLALTSFIRRKETQLQSQTLKGRLNTHLSYGECGGSGSWCNISQSPPMPLTGFGRNYLVEMCGSQQPGVALATPKERGVTLATDERRGYPDKNATGTHLARPRCPFSDR; encoded by the exons ATggcggaggaagaggagcaagCCCTAAGGAGCTACTGTAGAAGAATGATACATCGTGTCCgagacaaacagcagcaacTCCAGTCCtcagaggaggacaggaggagacaCAAGCGCAAAGAAgccaggaggagacagaggagcgGCTGTGAGAGACAACTTGTACCCGGGGACGAGTTTAGACATCCCAGAGAATGTAGCCTCCCTCTCCCAGGCTGTACAACACCACAGAGAGACCAAACCTCCCCCAATCTCATATGTCAAGGTCCCGGAGTCCAGCCCGTCCCCCCTCAACTCATCTCAATGCTGAGGCTGAAAACTTTCAAGGAGGACATGAGGCGG GCTGCAGAGGTGGAGCTCCATGATCCCGCTGTCTGCTCTGAGTGTGTGCAGGAACAGGCTTCTCTGGCCTTGACAAGTTTTATCAGGAGGAAGGAGACACAACTGCAGTCCCAAACACTGAAGGGCAGACTAAACACACACTTGAGCTATGGA GAGTGTGGAGGCAGTGGGAGTTGGTGCAACATCTCTCAAAGCCCTCCGATGCCCCTCACTGGATTTGGGAGGAACTACTTGGTGGAGATGTGCGGGTCACAGCAACCTGGGGTTGCCTTAGCAACACCTAAGGAACGTGGAGTTACCCTGGCAACAGATGAAAGGAGGGGTTACCCTGACAAAAACGCTACAGGAACTCATTTAGCAAGACCTCGCTGTCCTTTTTCAGACAGATAG
- the zc4h2 gene encoding zinc finger C4H2 domain-containing protein codes for MADEQEIMCKLENILEIRNKTVQMQKIKSRLKIEFEALESEEKHLKEYKQEMDLLLQEKMAHVEELRLIHADINVMESTIKQSENDLNKLLETTRRLHDEYKPLKEHVDALRMTLGLHRLPNLNEEEEKLSLDYFEKQKAEWQKEPHEPAIPESLAAAAAAAQQLQVSRKQDARQTATFRQQPPPMKACLSCHQQIHRNAPICPLCKAKSRSRNPKKPKRKPDE; via the exons ATGGCGGACGAACAAGAAATAATGTGCAAATTAGAAAATATCTTGGAGATACG GAACAAGACTGTCCAGATGCAGAAGATCAAGTCGCGTCTTAAGATTGAGTTTGAGGCCCTGGAGTCTGAGGAGAAGCACCTGAAAGAGTACAAACAAGAGATGGATCTGCTTCTACAAGAGAAAATGGCACATGTGGAGGAGCTGCGGCTCATACATGCAGATATCAATGTG ATGGAGAGCACCATCAAGCAGTCAGAGAATGACCTGaacaagctgctggaaacaactCGTCGCCTGCATGATGAGTACAAACCTCTGAAGGAGCACGTCGACGCCCTCAGGATGACTTTAGGTCTTCACAGACTCCCTAACCTGAACGAAGAAGAGGAAAAGCTCTCCCTGGA TTACTTTGAGAAGCAGAAAGCCGAGTGGCAGAAGGAGCCGCATGAGCCCGCCATCCCAGAGTCTCTCGCTgccgctgcagcagcagcacagcagcttcAGGTGTCCAGGAAGCAAGATGCACGCCAGACGGCCACCTTCAGACAGCAACCTCCACCTATGAAG GCTTGCCTGTCCTGCCACCAGCAGATTCATCGTAATGCTCCCATCTGCCCATTGTGCAAGGCCAAGAGCCGCTCTCGCAACCCAAAGAAGCCCAAGAGGAAGCCTGATGAGTAG
- the LOC126389418 gene encoding ankyrin repeat and SOCS box protein 12-like, with amino-acid sequence MVLGQAVNMSLMDISKIFSMLQPKEEDEDNEQCQALNNAVSSDNVTLLSELLSQESYRRSINARSGWGVPVTPLRTAAALGHLRCLELLLEHGAEIDSLDVKAQTPLFTAVSGKHLDCVVALLKAGADPNGSQYNNCSPVLTAAREGDVDVLRELLRFRAEVDVRPKVPEWASNATACRGPLYISAVYGHLDCFKLLLLHGANPNYNCTDEKMLARIKQPKTVLEVCLRYGCGVEYIQLLIDFGADVYLPTLIIDKTTKQNEALVLLLKERVCPKTLMSQTRLVIRRYLFFADKAPAIDSLDVPLILRNYLKHDTSELI; translated from the exons ATGGTTCTGGGCCAAGCTGTCAACATGAGTTTGATGGACATTTCGAAGATTTTTTCCATGCTGCAGCCtaaggaggaggatgaggacaaCGAACAGTGTCAGGCCCTGAACAATGCCGTGAGCAGTGACAACGTGACTTTACTCTCAGAGCTCCTGTCTCAGGAGAGCTACAGGAGGTCTATCAATGCTCGAAGCGGGTGGGGGGTCCCAGTAACCCCCTTGCGCACTGCTGCCGCTCTGGGACACCTGAGGTGCTTGGAGTTGTTGTTGGAGCACGGTGCAGAG ATTGACAGCTTGGATGTGAAGGCCCAGACGCCTCTGTTCACAGCTGTTAGCGGGAAACATCTGGACTGCGTGGTTGCTCTGCTGAAGGCCGGTGCCGATCCTAACGGCAGCCAGTACAACAACTGCTCCCCGGTGCTGACTGCAGCCCGGGAGGGGGATGTAGATGTGCTGCGAGAGCTGTTGCGCTTCAGAGCCGAGGTGGACGTCAGGCCCAAAGTCCCAGAGTGGGCCTCCAATGCCACAGCCTGCAGAGGGCCCCTCTATATCTCAGCTGTTTACGGACACTTGGACTGCTTCAAACTGCTCCTTCTCCACGGGGCCAACCCCAACTACAATTGCACAGACGAGAAGATGCTGGCCAGGATAAAGCAACCAAAGACAGTCCTTGAGGTGTGTCTGCGTTATGGCTGTGGGGTGGAGTACATCCAGCTTCTCATAGACTTTGGGGCGGACGTGTATCTGCCGACACTGATCATTGACAAGACTACAAAGCAGAATGAGGCTCTGGTTCTGCTGCTCAAAGAGAGAG TTTGCCCCAAAACACTGATGTCGCAGACTCGGCTGGTAATTCGAAGATACCTCTTCTTTGCCGATAAAGCGCCTGCCATTGATAGTTTGGACGTTCCTCTGATCCTGAGGAACTACCTGAAGCACGACACCTCTGAACTCATATGA
- the LOC126389417 gene encoding moesin-like isoform X2 produces MDAELEFAILPSTTGKQLFDQIVKTIGLRETWFFGLQYQDSKGFSTWLKLNKRVTAQDVKRDNPLLIKFRAKFYPEDVADELIQEATQRLFFLQIKESILNDDIYCPPETAVLLASYAVQVKQGDYRKDYHVPGYLTREKLLPQRVLEQHKLNKNQWEERIQVWHQEHKGMLREDAMVEYLKIAQDLEMYGVNYFNIKNKKGSELWLGVDALGLNIYDKKDKMTPKIGFPWSEIRNISFNDKKFVIKPIDKKAPDFVFYVPRLRINKRILALCMGNHDLYMRRRKPDTIEVQQMKAQAREEKNKRQMERALLESEKKKRENAEKETEKIARETMELMERLRQIEEQTKRAQDELEEQTRRALELEKERTIAQEEAERLDKDRRAAVEAKAALLYHSESQMKSQESLATELAELTSKISQLEDAKKKKDEEANRWQKRAMVVEADLERTKEELKSKLMGVHIQNSVHPHMHEHDETDESSAEASAELTSPGMVRDRSEEERVTEAQKNQRLQKNLKFLSTELAGAVDESKKTLNDLIHAENVKAGRDKYKTLRQIRQGNTKQRIDEFESM; encoded by the exons ATGGACGCTGAGCTGGAGTTTGCCATCCTGCCCAGCACAACTGGCAAACAGCTTTTCGACCAG ATAGTGAAGACCATCGGGCTGAGGGAAACCTGGTTCTTTGGCCTCCAGTATCAGGATAGCAAAGGCTTCTCCACCTGGCTCAAGCTGAACAAGAGG GTGACAGCTCAAGATGTGAAGAGGGACAACCCTTTGCTGATTAAGTTCAGGGCCAAGTTTTACCCTGAGGATGTCGCGGATGAACTGATCCAGGAGGCAACACAGCGCCTCTTCTTTCTGCAG aTCAAAGAATCCATCCTAAATGATGACATATACTGTCCACCTGAGACTGCGGTGCTCTTGGCCTCATATGCGGTTCAGGTCAAACAAGGAGACTACAGGAAAGACTATCACGTACCGGGATACCTCACAAGAGAGAAGCTGCTGCCACAGAG GGTTTTAGAGCAGCACAAGCTGAATAAAAACCAGTGGGAGGAAAGAATCCAGGTGTGGCATCAAGAGCACAAGGGAATGCTGAG AGAGGACGCCATGGTGGAGTACCTCAAGATTGCCCAGGATCTGGAGATGTACGGGGTCAACTactttaatatcaagaacaagAAAGGATCAGAGCTGTGGTTGGGAGTGGACGCGCTGGGGCTGAACATCTATGACAAAAAGGACAA GATGACCCCAAAGATTGGCTTCCCCTGGAGTGAGATCAGAAATATTTCCTTCAATGACAAGAAGTTTGTCATCAAACCAATCGACAAGAAAGCTCCG GACTTTGTTTTCTACGTGCCTCGTCTTCGCATTAACAAACGTATCCTGGCATTGTGTATGGGGAATCATGACCTGTACATGCGTAGACGTAAACCTGACACCATCGAGGTGCAGCAGATGAAGGCCCAGGCCAGGGAGGAGAAGAACAAGAGGCAGATGGAGAG GGCTCTGCTcgagagtgagaaaaaaaagcgaGAAAATGCTGAGAAGGAAACAGAGAAGATTGCTCGTGAGACCATGGAGCTGATGGAGAGATTGAGACAGATTGAAGAGCAGACAAAGAGAGCTCAAGATG AGCTGGAGGAGCAGACTCGCAGGGCTCTTGAGTTAGAGAAGGAGAGGACAATTGCTCAGGAGGAGGCTGAGCGACTGGACAAGGACCGCAGAGCTGCAGTGGAGGCTAAAGCAGCCCTGCTGTATCATTCTGAAAGCCAGATGAAGAGCCAGGAAAGCCTG gccactgagctggcaGAGCTTACCTCTAAGATCTCCCAGCTGGAGGACGCCAAAAAGAAGAAGGATGAGGAGGCGAATAGATGGCAGAAAAGG GCTATGGTGGTAGAAGCTGATTTGGAGCGAACCAAAGAGGAGCTGAAGTCTAAACTCATGGGTGTCCACATCCAAAATTCAGTCCACCCTCATATGCACGAGCACGACGAGACAGATGAAAGCAGTGCAGAGGCGAGCGCTGAGCTCACTTCTCCCGGCATGGTCCGAGATCGCAGCGAGGAGGAGAGGGTAACAGAGGCCCAGAAGAACCAGAGGCTGCAGAAAAACCTCAAG TTCCTGAGCACTGAGCTGGCTGGAGCTGTAGACGAGAGCAAAAAGACCCTAAATGACCTGATCCACGCTGAGAATGTGAAGGCGGGCCGTGACAAATACAAGACCTTACGTCAGATTCGTCAGGGCAACACCAAACAACGCATTGACGAATTTGAGTCCATGTGA